The Haloarcula sp. H-GB4 genome segment AACCCCACAGTTTTGTGTTCGAACTCATCGAAGCCACAGTAGTCGAGTGCGTTCTTCAATACGCCCGAGTACGACCCGTGATACACCGGCGTCCCAAGCAAAATCGAATCAGCCGCGTGGACGCTGTCAGCGAACGCGATGGCGTCGCCTGCCTCACGGTGGTCGGCGTCGAACACCGGCAGGCCAAACTCTTGGAGGTCAAGCAGTTCCGTCGTCGCTCCGGTCTCTTCGGCGGCGGCGAGCGCGCGCTTGATGCCGACTCTGGTGTAACTCTGCTCCCTGAGACTGCCGACGACGCCGACGACGTGTGGTTCGGACATGACGGACCTATGGAGTGGGGCCGGTATATCGGTGGGGGAGACAGAGTGCATCGCTAGTCTCGGTTCCGCTTCCGGATTGTCACGACGACGGCGGTTATCTGGTCGACGCTCAGTTGTCGTGGTACACGTAGAGGAGGTTCGGATACGGGATGTATGCGACGCGTTCCAGCTCGCCACCGCTGACCTCCTTTTTCAGGTGAACGCCGTTCGACCCCTCAACCACGTCGTGGATATTCTTGATTTCGGTGCCGTCACTCAGCTCAGCTGTCATGTGTGACATTACACAGCCTACGCACCCTGGTCGTAAAGCGCCCCGGGCTGTGCGTGGTCGACAATAGCAGTCGCTGAAAGCAGTCCGGATTGCGCATGGTTCGCTGACGTGAGCGGCTGGAAAAGGTGTTCGTGGCTCAGGAGCCGAGCTGGATCTTCTCGGACGAGGCCTCCTCACGGGAGCGGTGGCCGAGGTCGGCTTTAAGTGCCTCGATAGCTTCCTCCGGGTCGGTCTCCGAATCGAAGACCCGGTCGAAGCCGAGCGCTTTGAACGTCTCCCGCGTCTCCTCGAAGGAGTCCTGCCCGACAGCGAGGTTGCCGCCGATGTACGTCGTCACGTCAAGTCCTGCTTCGTTGATCTGCTGCTGGAACCCTTGGCAGTCCTGCTCGGCGTGGCCGTACAGCGACGAAACGAGTATCGCTTCGGCATCATGTTCATCCGCGGCGTCGATGAACTCCGACTGGGACGACTGGACACCGAGGTTGACTACGTTGAACCCTGCCGCTTCGAACGCTCGTTCCAGAATGGTAATCCCAACGACGTGCGCGTCGGAGCCGATGACACCGAGGATGACTGTCCTCATACAAGACGATCAATGGGTGTCACCTACATAAACCTAATGATAAACCATGATATATAGTGAGAGTGATTCACACACAAAGGAGAGGATATTAGCCATGATAGCACAAACGAGCCGATAGACACAGCATCTATGGGACGCGACACGATTCAGCATCCGGCCGAGCCGGCGGGACTGCGCCGCCTATCGCGTCAGTTTACCCGGTGTGGAACTGGCTCGGAACCATCTGTCTGTCCGTCGCCGGGACACACATGACGACTATCCGCCGAGCCTTCGACGCCGACGCCGACGGCATCCGCCGGGTCGCACGGGCAGCATGGCACGACGCCTACGACTCGCTGGACGCCGAAGTCATCGACGAGACGATATCCGACTGGTACGCCGACCCACTGGGCAGCGCGCTCCACGGGTGGGCTGGCGGCGTCCCCGCCAACGACCTCGACGACATTGAGGCGACGCTACTGGTCGCCGAGCAGGACGGCGAAATCGTCGGCTTCACCCAGGGCATCACCATGCATACAATGGGAACGATGCTGCGGCTGTACGTCCATCCGGACCATCACAGTGAGGGTGTCGGGACGGCGCTATACGACCGACTCGAAGACATCTTTCTGGAGCACGACGTCAAGCGGTTCCGCGCGCTCGACCTGGCCTCGAATGACCGGAGCCGAGAGTTCTTCGAGAACCTCGGCTTCGAGCGGACGAATGTTCGCACACTGACTATCGGCGGCGACCCCTACGACGAGGCCGTGTATTCCCGCGAGCTATCGCCCGAGCAAGGCGATGACTAGCATCAGAGCGTCACCTGCGTGTCGTGTTACAATCAGTGGCGGTTACCGCTGTAGGCGCGCGACCGTTTCGCCATCGCTGTCGTCAACATCGACTAGCCCGTCGTCGGTTAAATCCGCAAGCAGCCCGCGGAGCCACTCCCGGCCGTGCTCCCCCTCAGGTGCGTTGCCGAAGGTCGTCACGTGTCGCCGTTCCGTGACGGACAAGGTGGCTATATGCTTCCCGAACAGCGTTCCGGTGTTGGGCGGGGGTCGTCCCCTCGCCGGGGAAGTCCGCCGCCGTCACCATGGACGCTATTCGGTCGTCGCCCGGGGTGTCCACGTCGGCTGTTCCCGGTCGGCGTCGGCGGGGTCGAACTTCCACAGTCCGCCGCGCTCGTACTGAACGCCGGGAAGCCACGGCAGGACCGTCTCAGCCCACGTCCATTCAAACCGGGGTTCTTCCCGATTGGCGACTGTCCGAAGGTTCTTCCCGGCGGCCCCGCTCGTTCCCTGTTCGCGGATATGGGTCAGGACCGCTCGGAACGCCCTACGCCACGCGAGCGACCCCTTCGCCTTCGCCGGGAATTCCACGGCGGACACGGCGTCCTGAACCCATGCGTTCACGTCGGCGTCGTCGGTGACGGACATGGTCACTGTTCACCCCCGCGTTCAGCGACGGCTTTCTGGTACTCGCCGGGGTCGTCAACCGAGGCCGGGTGAACGCCGTTCCGGTCCTTCAGGAACGCCGCCGGGCTGTCGTAGTCCGCCGCCGCGAATTCGACGTAGTCCTCGGCACAGAACGCGGAATGCGCCCGTTCGTCCGGCGTCATCACGCGCTGTCACCCCCGAGAAGTCGGTCTACCGCGTCGTTGTAACTTTCGTCTTTGTTCCGTTCGTCTTCAAGTCGTTCCTTCACGTCCGCGTGAAGTATCACGGTGGTAACTTCGACCGGCATTACAGCCGGACAATTTCCGCCATTAATTAAGACAATCCGTGACGCTGTAACCTTCAACCCCTGCTCTCCCCGAGTTAGCAATACAGGGACTGTGTTCAGTGTTGTCCCTTTCGCTAATGAACCTCGTAATAATGCCCTTCTTGCCCGTAGTTTGAGTCTGGAAAGATCAGGTACCCCCCCCCCCGTTTTTCAGATTATATATCAGCCAATCCAAACATCTGGTTAGTTATTAGACATAGTGAATTCGTATATTGCGTAGTCACTGTTTTGATATACCAGTGAGAAATTCGCAGATTGTTGCAGCGAAGGGTGTAGTTCTGGAGATTGCTGCTGATAGCCCAAACCCGTCACCAGCCGTCCCACTGGGACAACAACGTAATCTGTCGAAATCGGCTCCGATGTAGCTAGTTTACGGAGACAATCAGCAGACTTACAAGACTGAATTGTGCGCCGTTGTTCAAGTTCTGTTTGCCGTTCACCATGGTCCCACTCCGCGCCGCGGGGGGCAACAAGAGAACGTCGATCGGAGAGGAGCGGCCACCACTCAGCGAAGTCGTCACCTACCATGAAGCTTGCATTAGACTCGGT includes the following:
- a CDS encoding NADPH-dependent FMN reductase, translating into MSEPHVVGVVGSLREQSYTRVGIKRALAAAEETGATTELLDLQEFGLPVFDADHREAGDAIAFADSVHAADSILLGTPVYHGSYSGVLKNALDYCGFDEFEHKTVGLLAVAGGGFPITALEHLRSVCRALNCWVIPHQAAVPNASDHIADDQIVDADIEDRVTTLGEEAVQYANIEPDPACFESAENVGADD
- the glmS gene encoding methylaspartate mutase subunit S produces the protein MRTVILGVIGSDAHVVGITILERAFEAAGFNVVNLGVQSSQSEFIDAADEHDAEAILVSSLYGHAEQDCQGFQQQINEAGLDVTTYIGGNLAVGQDSFEETRETFKALGFDRVFDSETDPEEAIEALKADLGHRSREEASSEKIQLGS
- a CDS encoding GNAT family N-acetyltransferase, encoding MTTIRRAFDADADGIRRVARAAWHDAYDSLDAEVIDETISDWYADPLGSALHGWAGGVPANDLDDIEATLLVAEQDGEIVGFTQGITMHTMGTMLRLYVHPDHHSEGVGTALYDRLEDIFLEHDVKRFRALDLASNDRSREFFENLGFERTNVRTLTIGGDPYDEAVYSRELSPEQGDD